One segment of Castanea sativa cultivar Marrone di Chiusa Pesio chromosome 3, ASM4071231v1 DNA contains the following:
- the LOC142627431 gene encoding uncharacterized protein LOC142627431, translating into MYHNHHSYPCLHCHPHSYIRMVQHLIERCLLLHMNRDQCIKALAEHASIRPLITLTVWRELQKENRDFFQSYFHSLSPRPLMSRFIPRAPKLARRKPWKLY; encoded by the exons ATGTACCATAACCATCATTCCTATCCTTGTTTGCATTGCCACCCCCACAGCTACATAAGAATG GTTCAACATCTTATAGAAAGATGCTTGCTCCTTCACATGAATAGAGACCAATGTATAAAGGCACTTGCAGAGCATGCAAGCATTCGCCCACTCATCACACTTACAG TGTGGAGAGAGCTACAGAAAGAGAATAGAGACTTCTTTCAATCatattttcactctctttctccaaGACCCTTAATGA GTAGATTTATTCCAAGGGCACCAAAATTAGCAAGAAGGAAACCGTGGAAACTTTACTGA
- the LOC142627430 gene encoding axial regulator YABBY 4 isoform X2 has protein sequence MSTLSQLFDLSEQIYYVQCGFCTTMLVVSVPCSSLSMVVTVRCGHCTALFSVNMNMMNASLVPFQNLWNCLNHNEPKQQDCPDAQKVLDWHSTSMLASSDYEEDDIISVNHIVNKPPEKRQRAPSAYNQFIKEEIKRLKTENPKMGHKEAFSAAAKNWAHFPEIQYKGDGDYSQSEENVTLGSEVTEVHEAGKGFRERKALKKSHMGYDTLV, from the exons ATGTCCACTCTCAGTCAACTCTTTGATCTTTCGGAACAAATATACTATGTGCAATGTGGTTTCTGCACCACCATGTTAGTG GTAAGTGTGCCATGTAGCAGCTTGTCCATGGTGGTCACAGTCAGATGTGGCCACTGCACTGCCCTCTTTTCTGTCAACATGAACATGATGAACGCTTCTTTGGTACCTTTCCAAAATCTTTGGAACTGTCTTAACCATAACGAG CCCAAGCAACAAGATTGCCCAGATGCACAGAAGGTCTTGGACTGGCATAGTACATCCATGCTTGCCTCTTCTGATTATGAAGAAGATGATATAATCTCTGTCAATCACATCGTTAACAAAC CCCCTGAGAAGAGACAACGAGCACCATCAGCTTATAACCAGTTCATTAA AGAAGAGATCAAGAGGCTTAAGACTGAGAATCCAAAGATGGGTCACAAGGAAGCTTTCAGTGCAGCTGCAAAAAAT TGGGCTCATTTCCCTGAAATTCAGTACAAAGGAGATGGAGACTATAGCCAGAGTGAAGAAAATGTGACATTGGGCTCAGAAGTCACTGAG gTCCATGAAGCTGGCAAAGGTTTTCGTGAAAGAAAAGCCCTCAAGAAATCCCACATGGGCTACGACACACTCGTTTGA
- the LOC142627430 gene encoding axial regulator YABBY 4 isoform X1 has product MSTLSQLFDLSEQIYYVQCGFCTTMLVVSVPCSSLSMVVTVRCGHCTALFSVNMNMMNASLVPFQNLWNCLNHNELVFTCELLSQPKQQDCPDAQKVLDWHSTSMLASSDYEEDDIISVNHIVNKPPEKRQRAPSAYNQFIKEEIKRLKTENPKMGHKEAFSAAAKNWAHFPEIQYKGDGDYSQSEENVTLGSEVTEVHEAGKGFRERKALKKSHMGYDTLV; this is encoded by the exons ATGTCCACTCTCAGTCAACTCTTTGATCTTTCGGAACAAATATACTATGTGCAATGTGGTTTCTGCACCACCATGTTAGTG GTAAGTGTGCCATGTAGCAGCTTGTCCATGGTGGTCACAGTCAGATGTGGCCACTGCACTGCCCTCTTTTCTGTCAACATGAACATGATGAACGCTTCTTTGGTACCTTTCCAAAATCTTTGGAACTGTCTTAACCATAACGAG TTAGTGTTCACATGTGAACTGCTTTCACAGCCCAAGCAACAAGATTGCCCAGATGCACAGAAGGTCTTGGACTGGCATAGTACATCCATGCTTGCCTCTTCTGATTATGAAGAAGATGATATAATCTCTGTCAATCACATCGTTAACAAAC CCCCTGAGAAGAGACAACGAGCACCATCAGCTTATAACCAGTTCATTAA AGAAGAGATCAAGAGGCTTAAGACTGAGAATCCAAAGATGGGTCACAAGGAAGCTTTCAGTGCAGCTGCAAAAAAT TGGGCTCATTTCCCTGAAATTCAGTACAAAGGAGATGGAGACTATAGCCAGAGTGAAGAAAATGTGACATTGGGCTCAGAAGTCACTGAG gTCCATGAAGCTGGCAAAGGTTTTCGTGAAAGAAAAGCCCTCAAGAAATCCCACATGGGCTACGACACACTCGTTTGA
- the LOC142627238 gene encoding purine permease 3-like, with translation MELEAQRNPTMNIVLLILNCILLFIGNCGGPLIMRLYFIHGGKRVWLSSWLETGGWPIILFLLIITYFHRRAKQGSSSKLFFMKPPLFIASAVIGIITGLDDYLYAYGVARLPVSTTALIIASQLGFTAAFAFLLVKQKFTSYSINAVVLLTIGAGVLALHTSNDRPNGESNKEYFAGFFMTLGASALYGFVLPLVELNYKKAKQVITYSLVMEIQMVMSLFATIFCTIGMLINKDFEAIPREARAFELGETKYYVVIVFSAILWQCFYMGAAGIIFCASSLLSGIVIAVHLPVIEILAVIFYREKFQAEKGVALALSLWGFVSYFYGEIKDNKKKKQNLIEKQVPLNILSP, from the exons ATGGAACTAGAAGCTCAAAGAAACCCCACCATGAACATAGTTCTTCTCATACTAAACTGCATCCTATTATTTATAGGCAATTGTGGCGGCCCTCTAATAATGCGACTTTACTTCATCCATGGCGGAAAAAGAGTTTGGCTCTCAAGTTGGCTTGAAACTGGTGGCTGGCCTATTATTCTCTTCCTTCTCATAATCACATACTTTCACCGCCGAGCCAAACAAGGCTCAAGCTCCAAGCTTTTCTTCATGAAACCACCGTTGTTCATTGCCTCCGCAGTTATAGGAATCATCACAGGCCTTGATGACTATCTCTACGCCTATGGCGTGGCTCGCCTTCCCGTCTCAACAACTGCTTTAATCATTGCCTCACAGCTTGGTTTCACTGCTGCCTTTGCTTTCCTTTTAGTGAAGCAAAAGTTCACTTCCTATTCCATCAACGCAGTGGTTTTGCTCACCATTGGAGCTGGTGTTTTGGCTTTACATACGAGCAATGATCGTCCTAACGGTGAATCAAACAAGGAGTACTTTGCTGGGTTTTTCATGACACTAGGTGCTTCAGCACTATATGGGTTTGTGTTGCCGTTGGTGGAATTGAACTACAAGAAGGCCAAGCAGGTCATCACTTATTCATTGGTGATGGAGATTCAGATGGTGATGAGTTTGTTTGCAACTATTTTTTGCACCATAGGGATGCTGATTAACAAAGACTTCGAG GCAATTCCAAGAGAAGCGAGGGCATTTGAGCTCGGGGAAACAAAGTACTACGTGGTGATAGTGTTTAGTGCAATTCTTTGGCAGTGTTTCTACATGGGAGCAGCGGGAATCATCTTTTGTGCTTCGTCTTTGCTATCTGGAATTGTAATTGCGGTTCATCTCCCAGTGATAGAGATCCTAGCCGTTATTTTCTACAGAGAAAAATTTCAAGCAGAAAAAGGAGTTGCTCTTGCACTTTCTCTGTGGGGGTTTGTTTCATACTTTTATGGTGAGATAAAAGAtaacaagaaaaagaagcagAATCTGATAGAGAAACAAGTACCTCTAAATATTCTCAGCCCATGA